One genomic region from Amia ocellicauda isolate fAmiCal2 chromosome 4, fAmiCal2.hap1, whole genome shotgun sequence encodes:
- the LOC136748119 gene encoding zinc transporter ZIP1 → MEYLLRVKVGALVGLLLLTLVCGFIPARLKWFRDTSGTETHRMVLSLISCFAGGVFLSACLLDIIPDYLSDIGVELEARRVDTNFPLAEFIMASGFFLVLILERLVLNFSVQRNEETTPLIHSADHTHSHHHGDPESSGHHVHVDFHAHSSFRAFMLFLSLSLHSVFEGLAIGLQTTESKVLEICTAILVHKSIIVFSLSVKLVQSAVRPLWVAAYVVVFALMSPLGIAVGIGVIEARLAAGALIQAVLEGLAAGTFIYITFLEILPHELNSPQWQLLKVLFILLGFTVMAGLCFLG, encoded by the exons ATGGAGTACCTGCTGCGGGTGAAGGTGGGCGCCCTGGTGGGCTTGCTGCTGCTCACGCTGGTCTGCGGCTTCATCCCGGCCCGGCTGAAGTGGTTCCGAGACACGAGTGGGACAG AAACGCATCGCATGGTCTTGAGCTTGATCAGCTGCTTTGCTGGAGGTGTCTTCCTGTCCGCCTGTCTCCTGGACATCATCCCGGACTACCTTTCAGACATCGGTGTGGAGCTGGAGGCCAGGAGAGTGGAT ACTAACTTCCCCTTGGCTGAGTTCATCATGGCGTCAGGCTTCTTCCTGGTACTGATTCTGGAGCGGCTTGTCCTGAACTTCAGTGTGCAGAGAAATGAGGAGACCACTCCCCTAATACACTCTGCAGACCACACCCACAGCCACCACCACGGTGACCCGGAGAGCAGCGGGCACCACGTGCACGTTGACTTCCACGCACACTCCTCCTTCCGGGCCTTCATGCTGTTCCTGTCCCTCTCGCTGCACTCTGTATTCGAGGGCCTGGCCATCGGGCTTCAGACTACCGAGTCTAAA GTGCTTGAAATCTGCACTGCGATCCTGGTCCACAAGAGCATCATCGTCTTCAGCCTGTCGGTGAAGCTGGTGCAGAGCGCTGTCAGGCCCCTGTGGGTGGCGGCCTATGTGGTAGTGTTTGCCTTGATGTCACCCCTGGGCATCGCCGTGGGGATCGGCGTGATAGAGGCACGGCTGGCGGCGGGCGCGCTGATTCAGGCCGTGCTGGAGGGGTTGGCAGCCGGCACCTTCATATACATCACCTTCCTGGAGATCCTGCCACATGAGCTCAACTCCCCTCAGTGGCAGCTGCTCAAGGTCCTCTTCATCCTGCTGGGGTTCACAGTGATGGCCGGCCTGTGCTTCCTGGGCTGA
- the LOC136748121 gene encoding stereocilin, translating into MGGLQTLGFLPKKGISLPNLLSPPSKSLDRNRLSGFLYNISMYLQGAGGEPGAGPYSNDQEQFWENMLYSLLQPESGMILEQWEEKVPPRPSFRIRDLFLSLRGSRHWDGLLGVIQTALSFSERQPQRPLLSFLRQNWDTISALLDTIIQALVSGTYGQASAGIQGFICVLKGRNDCAFNLGWLQQLLSFLEARNWKPVVNFHPGGVIGGQQAGGRLKPFSMLPGAFKEENAFPNQTQPNSGGLGSMQTLLLQALSRSNSGERAGQSVEPSPALLQGLDGLRQGLLRRVGSTVYGSLRRKVSRVTGALLEDVSSLVGVPHADHEGKCSVGDLRQLILWGIRHNLTWNAQALGFSSQGPPSRPPFLFCHSSVQVQHRGSSASRRPRDTSLNPAAQLIGGEERDETETDYPPPTEILEAACNESIPGLTGVSNFTVFLYCNLFDGNDDALDTEADHLGLDLHSTCSDAAWYLSAAEEDFLWVHVCSEFFAHEFNNTVCANSSFWLERAHQAAVTKEYRILNQSSIDDLCVHLSSDASGSSASEASEDCLVQLGAGALRAKDFRRCFLPNNSDLIAALCSNESSAQAGSWAAEYCSKVHHNASHSDLRVETCKYHKWTLDAFGNTSLLDLCKGVEGLREHICHNATFYRQLVVAYPWLLDYCAEAGVKPGDSKCFLQKLFDMLPAPYDFDTSQLCVNPAPFLLDALYRLSQCEGRGDERVGWLRAVSYVLRVLDFVVGLSAGLEEGEREVRQGLGQAILLSSLLDNTSFWATLRPGASLSVLQTVGIFLRKEQNPSLKEDLLSCFSPVLWDLIQREDNSSALRVLFQEYLQMPRESIRTLLMSAENEAVKRFLSHMHQSWDQLQVETIQVSPREQQAMETMTSAFIHKFPRVTPDLFVDLSQFIPFMSISDIMSFPASLLVNDSVLTAIRVHSPEMKSPQKRAFVKRLLQSNVFGEVSSWPPYFLSSILPLLPHLPLCHFQQLTTQQLSPLVEVLGNSSLDTTRGHHLLRTVFNKRRNLTSEDALRLGLLLCYMSADDLRPLLSGPPLPRPLRDRLALCVSEGLTSGSGRLSHWLLQALQSLNASTLTPVELPPLRGLLPQLGASFLQPLSPSQVLHLLAQPGVPSFPPAQAYQILAKITQNINLSVEGVCQLWPLLSGLSPSALRSLVRPVVSGPSSCHCWGSLLPELSRAHVAMLYDSMQQALGNVSESLSLQSRCLLPSVPLKHLMLEGDVVLRDIALYRNLPWSHQQAQWLFKKILQTENITAETVLSLGRIAGGMDCDWLRFWANQSDFSELLGLVSELPGGIRPALRKCVIEELRKQPETDLRLLSPHFSLGLPLKMMDRLPNASFTAILEHIRQHFTDFLRLPPHKQSALAEKALSVLVSAVLPAEISGASLELLGPLFPFLDRAVVGQVEREALRLRLDELKGYCFPRGILPEIASILTERGMLGESASWTVKEMENAGWLLFALSSQEIGTLPVEVLSPDIVEQALESLWRWQGSEVGHTCATPQGEREKREKLVHRIIRGNSNGKREPVPSCADIKGTFPSAWSTTQLGRMGEQDLRQCVDTLGRDSQLSPEQRRALWTRLKQLSGPVKAMRPEQILQLGCIVTELSERELQDIDLANLGILAHLGAMKDWSPKKMRAAVNSFLRHSRLTPEGLGLTELASLGHLLCGLSPPEIGRLNPHTLSVAAVFLRELHLPCSELQSEALASQLMSAQAFGGASSWGSEVFTEIGTLAAGLPDIVLSSLVREQIEGLTPTAIALIHPSKLAVVLSAAQLSWLGPEQAEALTPEQWAELGSEQRVAVVMAQYEGETAQEYRGMNSGSLAQAPGSSTVWFLSLCCIFCTLF; encoded by the exons ATGGGGGGTCTCCAGACATTGGGCTTTCTGCCTAAGAAGGGCATCAGCCTGCCAAatctcctctctccccccagCAAATCTCTGGACAGGAACCGTCTGTCGGGCTTCTTGTATAATATCTCCATGTACCTGCAGGGGGCTGGGGGAGAGCCAGGGGCTGGTCCTTACTCCAATGATCAGGAACAGTTCTGGGAGAATATGCTGTACTCTCTCCTCCAGCCAGAAAGTGGCATGATACTCGAACAGTGGGAGGAGAAAGTTCCCCCCAGACCCAGCTTCAGGATCCGTGACCTCTTCCTGTCCCTACGGGGCAGCCGGCACTGGGATGGGCTGCTGGGGGTCATACAAACTGCCCTGAGCTTTTCTGAGAGGCAGCCACAGAGGCCTTTACTTAGCTTCCTCAGGCAGAACTGGGACACCATCAGTGCCCTGCTGGACACCATCATACAAGCACTTGTTAGTGGAACATATGGGCAAGCTAGTGCAGGTATCCAAGGGTTTATTTGTGTCTTAAAGGGACGTAACGACTGTGCCTTCAACCTGGGCTGGCTGCAGCAGCTCCTCAGCTTTTTGGAGGCACGGAACTGGAAACCAGTTGTCAATTTTCATCCGGGGGGTGTGATTGGGGGTCAGCAAGCTGGGGGACGCCTCAAGCCTTTCAGTATGCTCCCAGGAGCCTTCAAGGAGGAGAATGCATTCCCTAACCAGACGCAGCCCAACTCTGGAGGGCTGGGCTCCATGCAGACGCTCCTCCTTCAGGCTCTGTCAAGGTCCAATAGTGGAGAGAGGGCGGGGCAATCTGTGGAGCCGAGCCCTGCCCTCCTGCAGGGACTGGACGGGCTGCGGCAGGGCCTGTTGCGTAGGGTGGGCAGCACAGTGTACGGCAGCCTGAGGAGGAAGGTGTCCAGGGTGACTGGGGCTCTGCTGGAGGATGTGTCCAGCCTGGTGGGCGTGCCGCATGCAGACCACGAGGGGAAATGCTCAGTGG GTGACCTGAGACAGCTGATTCTATG GGGAATCAGGCACAACCTCACCTGGAATGCCCAGGCTCTGGGATTCAGTTCCCAGGGCCCTCCCAGCAGACCTCCCTTCTTGTTCTGCCACTCCTCAGTGCAGGTCCAGCACAGAGGTTCTTCAGCTTCACGTAGACCCAGAGACACATCCCTGAATCCAGCGGCACAACTGATAGGAGGAGAAGAGAGGGATGAGACAGAGACTGACTACCCTCCCCCCACAGAGATCCTGGAGGCAGCTTGTAATGAATCCATTCCTGGACTTACAGGGGTGTCAAACTTCACAGTCTTCCTCTACTGTAACCTCTTTGATGGAAACGACGACGCTTTGGACACCGAGGCAGATCACCTGGGGCTGGACCTGCACTCCACCTGCTCTGATGCGGCCTGGTACCTCTCGGCTGCCGAGGAGGATTTCCTGTGGGTGCACGTGTGCAGCGAGTTCTTTGCTCACGAGTTCAATAACACCGTCTGTGCCAACTCCTCCTTCTGGTTGGAACGTGCTCACCAG GCTGCTGTAACCAAGGAGTACCGCATCCTCAATCAGTCCAGCATTGATGACCTTTGTGTGCATCTCTCCAGTGATGCCAGTGGAAGCTCTGCCTCTGAAGCCAGTGAGGATTGCTTGGTGCAACTGGGAGCTGGAGCTCTGAGAGCCAAGGACTTCAGGAGATGTTTTCTACCGAACAACTCGGACCTGATTGCGGCTCTGTGCAGCAATGAGAGCTCAGCCCAGGCAGGGAGCTGGGCGGCGGAGTATTGCTCCAAAGTGCACCACAATGCTTCTCACAGCGACCTCAGGGTGGAGACCTGCAAATACCATAAATGGACACTGGACGCTTTTGGAAATACTTCTCTCCTGGATCTATGTAAGGGTGTTGAGGGGCTGAGGGAGCACATCTGCCACAATGCAACCTTCTACCGGCAACTTGTAGTGGCTTACCCCTGGCTTTTAGACTACTGTGCTGAAGCAGGTGTGAAGCCAGGGGACAGCAAGTGTTTCCTGCAGAAGCTCTTTGACATGCTGCCTGCTCCCTATGACTTCGACACTTCCCAGCTGTGTGTGAACCCCGCCCCCTTCCTCCTGGATGCTCTCTATAGGTTGAGTCAGTGTGAGGGGCGGGGCGATGAGCGTGTGGGCTGGCTCAGGGCGGTGAGCTATGTGCTCCGTGTGCTGGACTTCGTGGTGGGGCTGTCGGCGGGGCTGGAGGAGGGTGAGCGGGAGGTGCGGCAGGGCCTGGGTCAGGCCATCCTGCTCTCCAGTCTCCTAGACAACACCTCCTTCTGGGCCACCCTCCGCCCCGGGGCTTCTCTGAGTGTGCTCCAGACTGTCGGTATCTTTCTCAGGAAGGAGCAGAACCCCTCCCTCAAGGAGGACCTTCTCAGCTGCTTCAGT CCTGTGCTGTGGGACCTCATCCAGAGGGAAGACAACTCCTCAGCCCTGAGAGTACTCTTCCAG GAGTACCTGCAGATGCCACGGGAAAGCATCCGCACTCTGCTGATGTCAGCGGAAAATGAGGCAGTGAAAAGGTTCCTGTCTCACATGCACCAGAGCTGGGACCAACTGCAGGTGGAGACCATTCAG GTGTCTCCAAGGGAGCAGCAGGCCATGGAAACAATGACCTCCGCCTTCATCCACAAGTTCCCTCGCGTCACCCCTGACCTCTTTGTCGACCTCTCCCAGTTCATCCCCTTCATGTCCATATCTGACATCATGAGCTTTCCAGCCTCCCTCTTGGTCAATGACAGTGT GTTGACAGCTATCCGGGTTCACAGCCCTGAGATGAAGTCGCCCCAGAAAAGAGCCTTTGTCAAGAGACTGCTGCAGTCCAATGTCTTCGGTGAGGTCTCGTCATGGCCACCCTACTTCCTCAGCTCCATCTTGCCTCTTTTACCCCACCTGCCCCTCTGCCACTTTCAGCAACTCACCACCCAGCAG CTTAGCCCACTAGTGGAAGTGCTGGGGAACAGCAGCCTAGACACCACTAGGGGGCACCACCTGCTGCGGACAGTGTTCAACAAGAGGAGGAACTTGACCAGCGAGGATGCACTGAG GTTGGGGCTGCTGCTGTGCTACATGAGCGCAGACGACCTGCGTCCTCTCCTGTCGGGCCCACCACTGCCCCGCCCCCTGAGGGACCGCCtggcactgtgtgtgtcagagggGCTCACCAGTGGCAGCGGAAGG ctctctcACTGGCTGCTCCAGGCTCTCCAGTCCTTGAATGCCAGCACACTGACCCCTGTAGAGCTGCCCCCTCTCCGCGGACTGCTGCCCCAACTCGGAGCATCCTTCCTGCAGCCGCTCTCCCCATCCCAGGTGCTCCACCTTCTGGCTCAACCAGGTGTCCCCAGCTTCCCTCCAGCACAG gCATATCAAATATTAGCTAAAATAACAcagaatataaat CTCAGTGTGGAGGGTGTGTGCCAGTTGTGGCCCCTGCTCTCAGGGCTCAGTCCCTCTGCTCTGCGCTCCCTGGTCAGGCCTGTGGTCTCTGGCCCCTCTTCCTGCCACTGCTGGGGCTCCCTGCTGCCTGAGCTGAGCCGGGCCCACGTGGCCATGCTGTATGACTCAATGCAG CAGGCCCTGGGGAATGTGTCAGAGAGCCTATCCCTACAGTCCCGCTGTCTGCTGCCCTCTGTCCCCCTGAAACACCTGATGCTGGAGGGAGATGTGGTCCTGAGAGACATCGCACTGTACAGGAACTTGCCCTGGTCCCACCAGCAG GCCCAGTGGCTTTTCAAGAAGATCCTTCAAACTGAAAACATCACAGCAGAAACTGTATT ATCCCTGGGCCGCATCGCAGGTGGAATGGACTGTGATTGGCTTAGATTCTGGGCCAATCAATCGGATTTCTCTGAGCTGCTGGGATTGGTCAGTGAGCTACCAGGAGGCATAAGGCCAGCCCTG AGAAAATGTGTCATTGAGGAGCTGCGCAAACAACCAGAAACAGATCTACGCCTTCTGTCCCCGCACTTCTCCCTGGGCCTGCC GCTGAAGATGATGGACAGGCTCCCTAATGCCTCATTTACGGCCATTCTGGAGCACATCAGGCAACACTTCACTGACTTCCTCCGGTTGCCGCCCCACAAACAGAGCGCTCTGGCAGAGAAGGCCCTCTCTGTCCTGGTGAGTGCCGTTCTGCCT GCAGAGATCTCGGGGGCATCTCTGGAGCTCCTGGGACCCCTGTTCCCCTTTCTGGACAGGGCAGTGGTGGGACAGGTGGAGCGGGAGGCCCTGCGCCTGCGCTTGGATGAGCTGAAGGGGTACTGCTTTCCCCGGGGCATCCTGCCTGAGATTGCCAGCATCCTGACAGAGAGGGGTATGCTGGG GGAGTCGGCATCCTGGACAGTGAAGGAGATGGAAAATGCCGGCTGGCTGCTCTTTGCCCTCTCCTCTCAGGAGATTGGCACCCTGCCTGTG GAGGTGCTGAGCCCAGACATAGTGGAGCAGGCCCTGGAGAGTTTGTGGCGCTGGcagggcagtgaagtgggcCACACCTGTGCCACCccacagggagagagggagaagagggagaagCTCGTCCACAGGATCATCAGGGGCAACAGTAACGGCAAAAGAG AGCCAGTCCCGAGCTGCGCGGACATCAAGGGTACATTCCCCTCAGCCTGGAGCACGACTCAGCTGGGCCGAATGGGGGAGCAGGATCTGCGGCAGTGTGTGGACACCCTGGGCCGGGACAGTCAGCTCAGCCCAGAGCAGCGCCGAGCACTCTGGACCCGCCTCAAACAA CTTTCTGGCCCAGTGAAAGCCATGAGGCCAGAGCAGATCCTGCAGCTGGGCTGTATCGTGACTGAGCTGAGTGAGAGGGAGCTGCAGGATATTGACCTGGCCAACCTGGGGATCCTGGCCCATCTGGGAGCCATGAAAGACTGGAGTCCAAAGAAG ATGAGGGCGGCCGTGAATAGCTTCCTGAGGCACAGCCGACTAACACCAGAGGGGCTGGGCCTAACAGAGTTGGCGTCTCTTGGCCACCTGCTCTGCGGACTGAGTCCCCCTGAAATCGGCCGTCTCAACCCCCACACGCTCAG TGTGGCCGCTGTGTTCCTGCGAGAGCTGCACCTGCCCTGCTCGGAGCTGCAGTCTGAAGCACTGGCCTCTCAGCTCATGAGTGCCCAGGCCTTTGGGGGGGCCAGCTCGTGGGGCTCTGAGGTCTTTACTGAGATCGGGACTCTGGCAG CTGGGCTGCCGGACATTGTGCTGTCATCGTTGGTCAGGGAGCAGATAGAAGGCCTGACCCCCACAGCCATTGCCCTCATCCACCCCAGCAAACTGGCC gTGGTGCTGAGTGCGGCCCAGCTGTCCTGGCTGGGCCCTGAGCAGGCGGAGGCACTAACACCAGAGCAGTGGGCTGAGCTGGGCAGCGAGCAGAGGGTGGCCGTGGTCATGGCGCAGTACGAGGGGGAGACGGCCCAGGAGTACAGGG GGATGAACTCGGGCTCTCTGGCGCAGgcccctggcagcagcactgtgtGGTTCTTGTCTCTATGCTGTATATTCTGCACTCTGTTTTAA